Genomic window (Chryseobacterium bernardetii):
ATCAGGGTAATTGTTTTCATTTTATAACTCTTCTAGTTCTATACTTAAATTTTTCTTTGTCTTATCATCCTGCCAGGTTCCGGAAATTTTGTTTCCTTTCATTTCTGCTTCTACAAATGCTCTTGGAATCCATTGGCTGGTTACATCATTATAATGGTCATTTTCTGTAATAGAAATATGATTTCCTTTCATCTGCCCATTCCATTTGATTAGCTTTTTGTTTTTGTCATACCAATATTCCGCATTAAAAGAACTTGTTCCTGAGGAATCATCTGCAGGATAGAAACGGCTTACCAGAACTGTAATGGAATATTTTCCATCAATTTTTCCTTTGTACAGCTTATTTCTGAAACTTGTTCTTCCAATATTATCAGATCCGCTAAGTAGATTTTTTGCATAAGGACTCCAGTATTTTTCAAGCTCTTTATAGGTAAATTCAAGCTCATGACTACCAAGGTCGTCTAACGCTCTCATTGCATGATTGGAACATCTTCCTGCAACAAATGTCAGCTTATCCTTTCCAAAAAAATATTGAATATTATCCAAAGACTGCTCTGTAAAACAGCCTTCATATATTGCGATCTGGTCTTCTGTTTCTTCGGACGGATTTTTCTCAGACTTTAATTGAGTAAGAAAGTCATCCACTCTTTTCTTTACTTTCTGTTCAAGTAACTTTTCAATGACTTTCACTGAACTTGCCTGAAACAAATCCTGAGCATTGATAAAGTTCCCGGTTCTCAGATCAAAATTTTTCCAAACTGAAAAATTTTCAGGATAAGCTCCTGAAGCTTCCCCATCCATCCCGATACTTAGAATATTTTTAGGGGTTTCCAGCTTTTCCCAACTATAAAAATAGACATAGTTAGAATAAGAAGTTGTTCCTGTAGACACCAATTTAAACGGATTAGTGCCGGAATGCGGAACATATTCCAGTTCGTTTACCTGAAGAAATGTGTTTATTTTAGTTTCCACTAAAGGGTTTTCTGCAAAAGAAATCACCGGAAAAGTGGAGTCTTCGGTCTTTGGCTGTAAATCCGCTATTTTTAAATTTTTCTGCGAAAAACTTAAACCGGAAATCAACATAAAAAACAAGACACTTTTTTTCACTGTTTAGACTTTAAATACATTAAGATAAACTTAGCTACCAAAGTAGAAATCCCAAGTATGATAAACATATTGGCAAATCTCCTGGAACTGTGAAAGCCCGGTGATTTGGTTTTCTTTAAAAAGAACCCAAAGATGAGAAATATGACAGGCAGGATTATCTGTAACATTAGTTTCCTCTCATTCGGTTAAACTCATTGATGACTTCATGATGACTCACCGTCTTATCTTTGAAGTACGTCACAAAATGCTGTTTTTCTTCTTCTGTAGCACCTAATTGGTTCAGAATATTCAGCAAGTGCATCTTCATATGCCCTTTCTGAATTCCGGTTGTTACTAATGAACGTAATGCAGCGAAGTTCTGGGCCAGTCCTGAAACAGCAAGAATACTCATTAATTCCTGAGCAGACGGTTTTCCAAGTAATGCTAAAGAGAATTTTACTAATGGGTGAAGGTTTGTTAAGCCTCCCACTACTCCAACAGAAATTGGTAGGTCTATCCAGAATCTGAAAACACCGTTATCTGTTGTACAGTGCGTCAAAGATCTGTATTGCCCGTCTCTTGCAGCATATGCATGAGCGCAGGCTTCCGTTGCTCTGAAGTCATTTCCTGTTGCAATTACAACGGCATCCACACCATTCATTACTCCCTTGTTATGGGTTGTTGCACGATAAGGTTCAATTTCAGCAATGGTTACAGCCTGTTTAAATTTAGAAGCAAATTCTTCAGGAGAAATTCCGCTGTCATCTTTCAGATCTTCCATTTTACATGAAACCTCAGCTCTTACGATACAATCAGGTGTAAAGTTTGAAAGAATATTCATCACGATCTGTAAAGAATTTTTTTCTTCCTGGGTAAAATCTTCGCTGGTTGCTACTTCCTGTCTCAATGTTTTTCCAAACTGTTCAAGGCATGAGTTGATAAAGTTAGCCCCCATTGAATCTACAGTATCAAAACTTGCTTTCAGCTGGTAGTAATTCGGCATTTCTGCCGTTTTATCCACAAGGCTGATATTTAGGATTCCACCACCACGTTTTCTCATATTCGCAGTAATTTCTTCTGTAGATTCAAGAAGTTTTTTCTTTAAGCTAAAATTAAAGAAGTGTAATAGTTTGTGAGGCTCTACATTGAATATGAAGTGAGTGTGCCCCAATTTTTCCGTATTGATGATAGTTGTTTTAAAACCTCCTTTATCAATCCAGAATTTAGCTGCCTTGGAAGCTGCTGCCACTACTGAACTTTCTTCAACAGCCATTGGAAGCGCCAGTAATTTTCCGTCAATTAAAAAGTTCGGAGCAATTCCATATGGCATATAAAAATTGGAGATCGTATTCTCAGAAAACTCTTCGTGAAGTTTCTGAAGGTCTGCATCTTCATTCCAATACTGCTTTAATATATTTTGATATTCCTGGTTACCTTCAAGATATTCATTTACGAGCCAGTCGATTTTCCCCTGCTTTGGAAGCTTGGAAAAACCTTCGATTGGTTTATGATTCATATATAAATAATTTATTTTTTCAAAGTTATATGTAACCGCATTGTTTCACCTGTATTTGTGCAACAAATCATGGCGATTACATACTATAAACTTTAATGAGGCGTAAATATAATGATTTTGAGGCTCTTTTTTGTTGATAACTTCTATGAAAAAAGGTTGACATTTATCAATTTCGGAATTAAATTTGAACACATTTTAAAACATTAATTGATACAAATAATATCAAACAATTTAGAGCATGAATTTTGACCGCCTTAAAGAAAAACTTGAAATCCTTGCTGATGCTGCAAAATATGATGTTTCATGCTCATCAAGCGGAGGAACAAGAAAGAATAAAAAGGGAGCTTTGGGTGACAGTTCCGTGAGTGGAATTTGCCATACCTATACTGAAGACGGCAGATGTGTTTCCTTACTCAAAATTTTACTTACCAATCATTGCATCTATGATTGTGCTTATTGTGTATCCAGAAGTTCAAATGATATAAAAAGAGCAGCATTTACTGTTGAAGAAGTAGTAGACCTTACCATTAATTTTTACCGCAGAAATTATATTGAAGGACTATTTCTGAGTTCAGGAATCTTCAAAAATGCAGATACAACGATGGAAAGGCTTGTACGGGTTGCCAAAAAACTGCGCCTGGAAGAAAATTTCAACGGATACATTCATTTAAAGTCTATTCCGGGAGCCAGTGATGAACTGATGCAGGAAGCTGCTTTATATGCGGACAGACTTTCGGTAAACCTG
Coding sequences:
- a CDS encoding hydroxymethylglutaryl-CoA reductase, degradative; the encoded protein is MNHKPIEGFSKLPKQGKIDWLVNEYLEGNQEYQNILKQYWNEDADLQKLHEEFSENTISNFYMPYGIAPNFLIDGKLLALPMAVEESSVVAAASKAAKFWIDKGGFKTTIINTEKLGHTHFIFNVEPHKLLHFFNFSLKKKLLESTEEITANMRKRGGGILNISLVDKTAEMPNYYQLKASFDTVDSMGANFINSCLEQFGKTLRQEVATSEDFTQEEKNSLQIVMNILSNFTPDCIVRAEVSCKMEDLKDDSGISPEEFASKFKQAVTIAEIEPYRATTHNKGVMNGVDAVVIATGNDFRATEACAHAYAARDGQYRSLTHCTTDNGVFRFWIDLPISVGVVGGLTNLHPLVKFSLALLGKPSAQELMSILAVSGLAQNFAALRSLVTTGIQKGHMKMHLLNILNQLGATEEEKQHFVTYFKDKTVSHHEVINEFNRMRGN